A window from Brachionichthys hirsutus isolate HB-005 chromosome 4, CSIRO-AGI_Bhir_v1, whole genome shotgun sequence encodes these proteins:
- the LOC137893253 gene encoding uncharacterized protein, whose protein sequence is MANKSNFWDKGVYVGFTNVPPSSRSLPLPTAVCPFLIRSPGHWVYPLPEGFLHPDSEVHLSFNGRGVICIKQTEGNVTKEMPGLGKVDLCKPLWAIIDIFQRTTAVYLIGSKKQVGLYTKRSCPSDQREKMTRVEVEKFMSTPRVKGSQSTSGLAQEEETKRTVEVEKLLLTPDAGSQPTSDLGMGIPEGSNNQVGLSTNQSGLAQERETKRTVDVKKLLLTLHAKGSQRTSSLGMGIPEGSNNQVGLCTNQSGLAQERETKRTVEVETFLLTPEAGSQCTSDLGMGIPEGSNNQVGLSTNQSGLAQERETKRTVDVKKLMSTPDAGSQITSGLGLGIPEGGVTDCAKCMKRHAKVTLPCDLCISCSYKVLQELQSCPLCRTKISDDAFPTFSSLPKL, encoded by the exons ATGGCGAATAAGTCGAACTTCTGGGATAAAGGTGTGTACGTTGGCTTCACCAATGTGCCACCTTCATCCAGATCTTTGCCTCTGCCCACCGCGGTCTGCCCATTCCTCATCAGGTCACCTGGGCACTGGGTTTACCCCCTTCCTGAAGGCTTTCTTCACCCAGATTCAGAGGTACACCTCTCTTTTAATGGTAGAGGCGTCATATGTATAAAACAAACGGAAGGAAATGTAACAAAAGAAATGCCTGGACTTGGAAAAGTTGATCTCTGCAAGCCATTATGGGCCATCATCGACATCTTCCAAAGGACAACCGCAGTTTACCTCATCG GCTCAAAGAAACAGGTGGGGCTTTACACCAAACGGTCCTGTCCTTCAGACCAAAGGGAGAAGATGACAAGAGTTGAGGTAGAGAAGTTCATGTCGACTCCTCGTGTAAAGGGAAGTCAAAGCACATCTGGTCTTGCACAAGAAGAGGAGACCAAGAGAACAGTTGAGGTAGAGAAGCTCCTGTTGACTCCTGATGCAGGAAGTCAACCCACATCAGATCTTGGAATGGGAATCCCAGAAG GTTCAAACAATCAGGTGGGGCTTTCCACCAATCAGTCCGGTCTTGCACAGGAAAGGGAGACTAAGAGAACCGTTGATGTAAAGAAGCTCCTGTTGACTCTTCATGCAAAGGGAAGTCAACGCACATCCAGTCTTGGAATGGGAATCCCAGAAG GTTCAAACAATCAGGTGGGGCTTTGCACCAATCAGTCCGGTCTTGCACAGGAAAGGGAGACTAAGAGAACCGTTGAGGTAGAGACGTTCCTATTGACTCCTGAAGCAGGAAGTCAATGCACATCAGATCTTGGAATGGGAATCCCAGAAG GCTCAAACAATCAGGTGGGGCTTTCCACCAATCAGTCCGGTCTTGCACAGGAAAGGGAGACTAAGAGAACCGTTGACGTAAAGAAGCTCATGTCGACTCCTGATGCAGGAAGTCAAATCACATCCGGTCTTGGATTGGGAATCCCAGAAG GCGGCGTAACGGACTGTGCGAAATGCATGAAAAGACATGCCAAGGTCACTCTGCCTTGTGATCTGTGCATTTCCTGCTCCTACAAAGTCCTCCAGGAATTACAATCCTGCCCATTGTGTCGAACGAAGATCAGCGATGATGCTTTTCCAACTTTCTCTTCCTTACCGAAACTCTAA